The proteins below are encoded in one region of Thermococcus sp. 21S7:
- a CDS encoding dihydropteroate synthase-like protein produces the protein MKPPGRILLVTGKLAEPIVKKYGEGCGVFVTPVSVAAFLTPEMIVRYLKKAGVKGGDYDLILIPGLVRGSAQLIEDEIGIPAFKGPRNAMDLPVVLRAIKEGFKLSKERPADDLFSINGLNRVEDIRNKTKNRRYIEKALKKPWNVLIGNLPAGRDFPARILGEVVDAPRLGVEKTVEKALYYLREGADIIDIGMVAGETNLDFIELIPEIRERLREEGFNVPISFDSLNTEEIEKALSYADLFLSVDEGNLEGLVTEKPVVLIPTNQKRGFFPVRPSERVEFLENLRERALDLGYGTVIPDLILEQVPHLARSLTAFHLYRERNPDDVLLAGVGNVVELYDADSVGMNALLAGIAKELSINLLLTTETSAKARGSLRELRQAIDMNLFEAPKDLGFDLLLLKEKRAADWRFKPAEEIIAAEEKPVELEPVYFRIWVEDGKIWVNAHRGTEAVLTIVGDDPNAIIDTILERFEISPRHAFYLGRELERAYTALKLRRSYVQEVELFPDFYSQNQKEK, from the coding sequence ATGAAGCCGCCAGGGAGAATCCTCCTCGTCACAGGGAAACTCGCTGAACCCATAGTGAAGAAGTACGGCGAAGGCTGCGGCGTCTTCGTTACGCCGGTCAGCGTTGCCGCTTTCCTGACTCCCGAGATGATAGTCCGCTACCTGAAAAAGGCGGGCGTGAAGGGTGGGGACTACGACCTGATTTTGATTCCCGGCCTCGTTAGGGGTTCCGCTCAGCTCATCGAGGATGAAATCGGAATTCCGGCCTTCAAAGGCCCGAGGAATGCGATGGATCTGCCTGTCGTTTTGAGGGCAATAAAGGAGGGCTTCAAGCTGAGCAAGGAGCGGCCGGCCGACGACCTCTTCTCCATCAACGGACTAAATCGGGTCGAGGACATCAGGAATAAGACCAAAAACCGGCGCTACATCGAAAAGGCCCTTAAAAAGCCCTGGAACGTCCTCATCGGCAACCTTCCCGCGGGAAGGGACTTCCCGGCGAGGATTCTGGGAGAGGTGGTGGATGCCCCGAGGCTCGGGGTTGAAAAGACCGTCGAGAAGGCCCTCTACTATCTCCGCGAGGGGGCCGATATAATCGACATCGGCATGGTCGCCGGCGAGACGAACCTCGATTTCATCGAGCTGATTCCCGAAATCCGCGAGAGGCTTAGGGAGGAAGGCTTCAACGTCCCGATAAGCTTCGACTCCCTCAACACGGAGGAAATTGAGAAAGCTTTGAGTTACGCGGACCTCTTCCTGAGCGTTGATGAGGGCAACCTTGAGGGGCTCGTGACGGAAAAGCCCGTCGTTTTAATCCCGACCAACCAGAAGAGAGGCTTCTTCCCGGTCAGACCGTCGGAGAGGGTCGAGTTCCTTGAAAACCTCAGGGAGAGGGCCCTCGATTTGGGCTACGGAACGGTAATTCCCGACCTGATTCTGGAGCAGGTTCCCCACTTAGCGCGCTCCCTTACGGCCTTCCACCTCTACCGCGAGAGGAACCCGGACGACGTTCTTCTGGCAGGAGTCGGCAACGTGGTTGAACTTTACGACGCGGACAGCGTCGGGATGAACGCACTGCTCGCCGGGATTGCTAAGGAACTCTCGATAAACCTTCTCCTAACAACCGAGACGAGCGCGAAAGCGAGGGGCTCCCTCAGGGAGCTGAGGCAAGCAATAGATATGAACCTCTTCGAGGCCCCGAAGGATTTAGGCTTCGACCTGCTTCTCCTGAAGGAGAAGAGGGCCGCGGACTGGCGGTTTAAACCTGCGGAAGAAATAATCGCGGCCGAAGAGAAGCCGGTCGAGCTCGAACCGGTCTACTTCCGAATCTGGGTGGAGGACGGCAAAATATGGGTCAACGCCCACCGCGGAACGGAGGCCGTTCTCACGATAGTGGGTGACGATCCGAACGCGATAATCGACACAATTCTTGAGCGCTTCGAGATTTCGCCGAGGCACGCCTTCTACCTCGGCAGGGAGCTTGAGAGGGCATATACTGCGTTGAAGCTGAGGAGGAGCTACGTCCAGGAGGTTGAACTCTTCCCGGATTTCTACTCCCAAAACCAGAAAGAAAAATAG
- a CDS encoding DUF72 domain-containing protein, whose translation MIHVGTCGFCESHARYYQDFDAIEVQQTFYRILQEKTLERWRKEAPGGFTFAIKAFQGVTHPPNSPTWRRSNVKPGKEVGLLRPTSEVLHFWRLTLREAEILGARFILIQLPKSFREREESFANAERFFEMAERGDFEIAVELRGWSEEGIKRFVREFKVIDATDPLVRIPLHSGETNYYRLHGHYENGRIIYRHTYSDEELKKITERVLGWNRGESFVFFNNSDMCRDARRLRAMMKEV comes from the coding sequence GTGATTCACGTCGGAACCTGCGGCTTCTGCGAGAGCCACGCGAGGTACTACCAAGACTTCGACGCGATAGAGGTGCAGCAGACCTTCTACCGGATACTCCAGGAGAAGACGCTCGAACGCTGGCGGAAGGAAGCTCCCGGGGGCTTCACCTTCGCCATCAAGGCCTTTCAGGGCGTGACGCACCCGCCAAACAGCCCGACGTGGCGCAGGAGCAACGTGAAGCCCGGGAAGGAGGTAGGCCTTCTCAGGCCAACGAGCGAGGTGCTCCACTTCTGGCGTTTGACGCTGAGGGAGGCTGAGATTCTGGGAGCCAGGTTCATCCTAATCCAGCTGCCGAAGAGCTTCAGGGAGAGGGAGGAGAGCTTCGCCAACGCCGAGCGCTTCTTTGAGATGGCGGAGCGGGGAGACTTTGAGATAGCGGTCGAGCTGAGGGGCTGGAGCGAGGAAGGGATAAAACGCTTCGTGAGGGAGTTCAAGGTCATAGACGCCACCGACCCCCTCGTGAGAATCCCGCTCCACAGCGGGGAGACGAACTACTACCGCCTGCACGGGCACTACGAGAACGGGCGGATAATCTACAGGCACACCTACAGCGACGAGGAGCTGAAAAAGATAACGGAGAGGGTCCTCGGCTGGAACCGCGGGGAGAGCTTCGTCTTCTTCAACAACTCTGACATGTGCAGGGACGCGAGGAGGCTCAGGGCGATGATGAAAGAGGTGTGA